Proteins encoded within one genomic window of Fragaria vesca subsp. vesca linkage group LG1, FraVesHawaii_1.0, whole genome shotgun sequence:
- the LOC101301138 gene encoding F-box/kelch-repeat protein At3g23880-like: MSDFLPQEIIHRILLHLPVKSLIRSTLVCKSWKSLIKCPDFIESHLSTTIVSNDEKDSHLLLLSASSEDGHTRHQHHSLRWDSPEFGAHSMLPTPVIYLENKPVSDLGVVGTCNGLVCLEIDRTGTGSDPMPVLIWNPSIRRVVMVPKPPLCSISTDDNRFTP, from the exons ATGTCAGACTTCTTACCCCAAGAAATCATACACAGAATCCTGTTGCACTTACCCGTCAAGTCGCTGATCAGATCCACCCTGGTATGCAAGTCATGGAAGTCACTGATCAAGTGCCCTGATTTCATTGAATCCCATCTCAGCACCACAATCGTCTCCAACGACGAAAAGGACTCTCACCTCCTTCTTCTCAGCGCATCATCGGAAGATGGTCACACTCGGCATCAGCATCACTCGTTGCGTTGGGATAGCCCCGAATTTGGTGCCCACTCCATGCTTCCAACTCCGGTCATTTACTTGGAAAACAAACCCGTTTCAGATCTGGGTGTGGTTGGAACTTGTAATGGGTTGGTATGTCTGGAGATAGACCGCACGGGCACGGGCAGTGATCCCATGCCGGTCTTAATTTGGAACCCATCGATTAGAAGAGTTGTCATGGTGCCTAAACCACCTCTCTGTTCTATCTCTACCGATGACAACAG GTTTACTCCTTAG